The genome window CCCTAAGCAAGGAGCATCATTAATTTCCCTACAGAGGCAACTAGTAATTCACGAGGTCCATCATGGCATCCAGCTCTAAATCTGAGAATACAGCAGTActaggggcggcggcggagggcatGGTCACCAGCTGGCGCCGGCACATGGGGCAGCTCCCCTTGGCCTGCAGCCACCTCTCGAGGCACCGCCCGTGGAACCGGTGCTCACAAGGCGTCTCCTTCCACGCCGCCGAGTCGTCGTCCTCTATGCAGATCGGGCAGTCGCGCCCATCGGATGGCGCGTCCACCGTCTTGAGTGCTTCGGCCACTGCCGTGGCCAGTGCACCCGCGACGCTGGCGTGTGGGGTGATGTTGTCCGTGTTGGCCTCGGTAATATGACCGAGGCGGACAAGCTCGCGAAACATGGCATCGGGGTCAGGTAGAAAGTCATCTTCTTGTTGTAGTTGTCGCAGCAGGTCTTCTACTTCGGCCAGGAATATAATTCCTTGTACTGCTTGTGCTTGTCGTAGCAGCAGTTGGAATTCGTCGGCTATGTCCATGGCAATCGACGCCATCATGGAATAGCGAACTGGATCGACGATTCCCCGCGGGCGCGGGCTACCTGTGTTTGCAGTTGGCCGGGTgagattggatcgggaggagataTGTTTGGGGAAGCGACGGGAGCGATCGTGCGTCTATGCGTCTGCCGGTGTGTTTATGGTGGTATATATCGCCTCGTATGTACTCCTACGTTCGTGCTGGTGTCGGGGTGGGATTTTGTTCTCTCGGAAACTGAATACGCAACAGCAGCCTTCTTCGATGCATGCAGGCTACCACGATAGTGCTGCTATTGGGCCGGCTGCAAGTTTCGTCACGCTTTTCGTTCTAAACCCGGGCAATGTCGAGACGGGCTGGGTTACACGCAGAGCCAGCCTCCGCCTGGCCCGAGTATTGAAAAAGTCTTTATTTTCGTTTTTTGGACTGTCTATTTAGCATCTGTCCGATTTTTAATTGGATATTATTCAAAATCCCTGACAAATCAACTGATGACAGCTGTATGTTCAGAAACCATCGTTAATTGCATGTTCGTATTTCAAAAATAACTAGTCTGGCCAAATGGGCCTACCTGCAGTTTTGTCACGCTCTTCATGTCCGGGCGGGACCGGATCACGGGCGAAGCTTGAATTCAAAATGTCAGCTTTGGCCTGGCCCGAGTATTGGAGAAGTGGTTAATTTCGTTTATAGGATTAATAAATAACCTATTTttccatcgcaaaaaaaaacctATTTTTGGATTAAACAATGCAACATTATACTATTTTTATGTAACATAATATTACAAAGCACATGTTTTCAAGGCTCGGCAAGGCTTTCACCTGTAATTCTTTGCAGGTTAGGGGATTGAAAACACACTGCATAGAGATCCGAATCGAATAC of Triticum aestivum cultivar Chinese Spring unplaced genomic scaffold, IWGSC CS RefSeq v2.1 scaffold131418, whole genome shotgun sequence contains these proteins:
- the LOC123174245 gene encoding probable E3 ubiquitin-protein ligase RHY1A, with the protein product MMALRQLQQEDDFLPDPDAMFRELVRLGHITEANTDNITPHASVAGALATAVAEALKTVDAPSDGRDCPICIEDDDSAAWKETPCEHRFHGRCLERWLQAKGSCPMCRRQLVTMPSAAAPSTAVFSDLELDAMMDLVNY